The following coding sequences lie in one Moritella viscosa genomic window:
- the cmoA gene encoding tRNA (cmo5U34)-methyltransferase — protein MQQRDQIFSAPLDQIGDFTFDERVAEVFPDMIKRSVPGYSNIISAIGMMTARYAQNNTRLYDLGCSLGAATISMRRNVQAQNCNIVAIDNSQAMVERCERHLSAYKSDTPVQVLCDDICAVEINNASIVVLNFTLQFIPPAERQALLAKIYDGLVPGGILILSEKFCFSDNKVNDLLINLHEDFKRANGYSELEISQKRSAIEDVMRPDSIETHLNRFKEIGFSSANSWFQCFNFGSMIAIK, from the coding sequence ATGCAACAACGCGATCAGATTTTCTCCGCCCCGTTAGATCAAATCGGTGATTTCACCTTTGACGAGCGTGTTGCAGAAGTCTTTCCAGATATGATTAAACGTTCAGTACCTGGTTACTCTAATATCATTTCTGCAATAGGGATGATGACCGCGCGTTATGCCCAAAATAATACCCGACTCTACGACTTGGGTTGCTCACTTGGTGCAGCAACAATTTCAATGCGCCGTAACGTGCAAGCACAGAACTGTAATATCGTTGCCATTGATAATTCACAAGCAATGGTTGAGCGTTGTGAACGCCATTTATCCGCTTATAAAAGTGATACACCAGTGCAAGTGCTGTGCGATGATATTTGTGCGGTAGAAATTAATAATGCCTCAATTGTCGTGTTAAACTTTACCCTGCAATTTATTCCACCAGCAGAACGCCAAGCTCTACTGGCCAAAATCTATGATGGTTTAGTACCCGGTGGTATTCTTATCTTGTCAGAAAAATTCTGTTTTAGTGATAACAAGGTCAACGACCTACTCATCAATTTACACGAAGATTTTAAACGAGCTAATGGCTATAGCGAGTTAGAAATCAGCCAGAAACGCAGCGCAATTGAAGATGTAATGCGCCCAGACAGCATTGAAACTCACTTGAATCGTTTTAAAGAAATTGGCTTTAGCAGCGCAAATTCTTGGTTCCAGTGTTTTAATTTTGGCTCTATGATTGCTATCAAATAA
- the aspS gene encoding aspartyl-tRNA synthetase, which yields MRTVYCGQVNEAHIGQQVELCGWVNRRRDLGGVIFIDLRDREGIVQVVYDPDVEAVFERASQLRNEFCVKITGKVRARDERQVNKDMATGAIEVLGLELEVINKADVLPLDFNQVNTEEQRLKHRFLDLRRPEMSNRLKIRAKASNFVRRFMDDHGFLDIETPVLTKATPEGARDYLVPSRTHKGEFFALPQSPQLFKQLLMMSGFDRYYQIVKCFRDEDLRADRQPEFTQIDIETSFMSAAQVREVTESLITSMWKEILDVELPAFPSMTYADAMRRFGSDKPDLRNPLELVDVADILKDVEFKVFAEPANNPKGRVAVLCVTGGAKLSRKQIDEYTKFVGIYGAKGMAWMKVKDIAAGAEGVQSPVAKFLTADVITALLERTNAKDGDIIFFGADTNKVVTEALGALRLKVGTDLELTSNEWKPLWVVDFPMFEEDEEGNLHAVHHPFTAPMDVTAEELLANPANAISDAYDMVINGYEVGGGSVRIHKGEMQKAVFEILGIEAKEQQDKFGFLLEALKYGTPPHAGLAFGLDRLAMLLTGTDNIRDVIAFPKTTTAACLLTSAPSEANPASLEELSIAVVKKEKKQDVE from the coding sequence ATGCGTACAGTGTATTGCGGACAGGTAAATGAAGCACATATCGGCCAACAGGTTGAGTTGTGTGGTTGGGTTAATCGTCGTCGTGATTTAGGCGGTGTTATTTTTATCGATTTACGTGACCGTGAAGGAATTGTGCAAGTTGTTTATGATCCAGATGTAGAAGCTGTATTTGAACGTGCTAGCCAATTACGTAACGAATTCTGTGTAAAAATCACAGGTAAAGTACGCGCTCGTGACGAACGCCAAGTAAATAAAGACATGGCTACTGGCGCTATCGAAGTGTTAGGCCTAGAGCTTGAAGTAATCAATAAAGCTGACGTATTACCACTTGATTTCAACCAAGTGAATACAGAAGAACAACGTCTTAAGCACCGTTTCCTTGATCTACGTCGTCCTGAAATGAGCAATCGTCTTAAGATCCGTGCTAAAGCAAGTAATTTTGTGCGTCGTTTCATGGATGACCATGGTTTCCTTGATATCGAAACACCAGTGCTAACAAAAGCAACGCCAGAAGGTGCGCGTGATTACCTAGTACCAAGCCGCACACATAAAGGTGAATTCTTTGCATTGCCACAATCACCACAGTTATTTAAGCAACTGCTGATGATGTCTGGTTTTGATCGTTATTACCAAATCGTTAAATGTTTCCGTGATGAAGATTTACGTGCTGACCGTCAGCCTGAATTCACGCAAATAGATATTGAAACTTCATTCATGAGTGCGGCACAAGTGCGTGAAGTGACTGAAAGTCTAATCACAAGCATGTGGAAAGAGATCTTAGACGTTGAATTACCAGCGTTCCCAAGCATGACTTATGCAGATGCAATGCGTCGTTTTGGTTCAGATAAACCCGATCTACGTAACCCATTAGAACTTGTTGACGTTGCTGACATCCTTAAAGATGTTGAATTCAAAGTTTTCGCAGAACCTGCTAACAATCCGAAAGGTCGTGTTGCAGTATTATGTGTAACTGGCGGTGCTAAACTGTCTCGTAAGCAAATTGACGAATATACCAAATTTGTTGGCATCTATGGCGCGAAAGGCATGGCATGGATGAAAGTGAAAGATATTGCTGCGGGTGCTGAAGGTGTACAATCGCCAGTAGCTAAATTCTTAACGGCAGATGTGATCACGGCATTACTTGAGCGTACTAATGCGAAAGATGGCGACATCATCTTCTTCGGTGCAGATACAAACAAAGTTGTAACTGAAGCACTTGGTGCTTTACGTCTGAAAGTTGGCACTGACTTAGAGCTTACTTCAAACGAGTGGAAACCACTTTGGGTTGTTGATTTCCCAATGTTTGAAGAAGATGAAGAAGGTAACCTACACGCGGTTCACCATCCATTCACAGCGCCAATGGACGTTACTGCTGAAGAGCTACTAGCAAATCCAGCTAACGCTATTTCTGATGCTTACGACATGGTTATCAATGGCTATGAAGTTGGTGGTGGTTCGGTACGTATTCATAAAGGTGAAATGCAAAAAGCTGTATTTGAAATCTTAGGTATTGAAGCGAAAGAGCAACAAGATAAGTTTGGTTTCTTACTTGAAGCACTTAAATACGGTACGCCGCCACATGCTGGTTTAGCATTTGGTCTAGATCGTCTAGCTATGCTACTAACTGGTACTGATAACATCCGTGACGTTATTGCATTCCCTAAAACGACAACGGCTGCGTGTTTATTAACATCAGCACCAAGCGAAGCAAATCCTGCTTCTCTGGAAGAGCTAAGTATTGCGGTTGTTAAAAAAGAAAAGAAACAAGACGTTGAGTAA
- a CDS encoding putative ATP-dependent protease — MSITPLRGGQLYRPSTLSKLAADCKSTKHLQPLDQIIGQDRAQQAVEFAMSIKEKGYNIYALGNNGLGKRTMILRYLNRHEPNDNNSAPNNTAVFDWCYVINFDDARHPKVLKLPAGEGLQFKKDVENLIHRLVKALPMAFDNEIYFNRSDKLKNQLEEKQEAVLQDLTKSAQQHSISLSLTAQGDYQLIAVDPKGEAYTEEGFDKLTDKERKHFESKISELESKLRDIIRQLTIWEEAYTDKSQKMDEQIALEVLVHCTTPLKEKYNHLSEVKTHLSAMNKDILTNLEIFVEGSEDDISLAYAALDKKMPRRYQINVLVCQETDSFPIVVEESPNYHSIFGYIENATFKGTVFTDASLIRSGSLHRANGGVLMIDAVKVLERPYVWDGLKRALRANKLNLSSLEREVSLSGTISLDPEPIPLSVKIILFGDYETYQLLQQYDPEFKELFRVTADFEDVMPRTDLAEAHYAQFISSIVHDNTMLHCDRKAISRIIEYSSRQAEDQEKLSLHSLDIANLLRETNYCARLANATLIRQHHVEQALSNKKQRVGRLQDYLLQSFINGSTLIDISGKKIGQINALSVISTSEHQFGIPGRITATASFGEGEIFDIERQVKLGGNIHSKGVMILSAYLASAFGQTAKIPLTTRLTFEQSYGQVDGDSASLAECCAIISAFSKLALRQDIAITGSMDQFGHAQPIGGVNEKIEGFFDVCSAKGSLATQGVIIPQANIHNLMLRRDVVEAVENGLFHIWAIDHVKEAINLLINIVAGSSDTDGKYPDSSVFGITQLRLNQLREDNNSSLSSN, encoded by the coding sequence ATGTCAATAACACCTCTACGTGGTGGTCAGTTATATCGGCCCTCAACACTATCAAAGCTTGCTGCTGACTGTAAATCAACTAAGCACCTACAACCATTAGATCAAATTATTGGTCAAGATCGTGCACAACAAGCTGTCGAATTTGCCATGTCGATTAAAGAAAAAGGCTATAACATTTATGCACTCGGCAACAATGGTCTAGGTAAACGAACCATGATATTACGGTACTTGAATCGTCATGAACCCAACGATAATAACAGTGCTCCAAATAATACAGCCGTATTTGACTGGTGTTATGTCATTAATTTTGATGACGCTCGCCACCCTAAAGTCCTTAAACTACCAGCAGGTGAAGGACTCCAATTCAAAAAAGATGTTGAAAACCTAATTCATCGCTTAGTAAAAGCATTACCGATGGCCTTTGATAATGAAATTTATTTTAACCGTTCCGATAAATTAAAGAACCAACTAGAAGAAAAACAAGAGGCGGTACTGCAAGATTTAACCAAATCAGCACAACAACACAGCATCAGCTTATCACTCACAGCCCAAGGTGATTACCAACTCATTGCGGTTGATCCCAAAGGTGAGGCCTATACGGAAGAAGGCTTCGACAAATTAACAGACAAAGAAAGAAAGCATTTTGAGAGCAAGATCTCTGAACTTGAAAGCAAACTACGTGACATTATCCGCCAGTTAACCATCTGGGAAGAAGCATATACCGATAAAAGTCAGAAGATGGATGAACAAATCGCGCTCGAAGTATTAGTGCATTGCACCACGCCTTTAAAAGAAAAGTATAATCATCTTTCAGAAGTTAAAACACACCTAAGTGCGATGAATAAGGACATACTCACCAACCTCGAAATATTTGTAGAAGGCAGTGAAGATGATATTTCATTAGCTTATGCCGCGTTAGATAAAAAGATGCCACGCCGCTATCAAATCAACGTCTTGGTTTGCCAAGAAACAGATTCCTTTCCTATCGTGGTAGAAGAAAGTCCTAACTACCATAGTATTTTTGGGTATATTGAAAATGCGACATTTAAAGGTACTGTTTTTACCGATGCCTCATTGATCCGCAGTGGCAGTTTACACCGAGCCAATGGCGGCGTATTAATGATCGACGCGGTTAAAGTCCTTGAGCGCCCCTATGTTTGGGATGGTTTAAAACGAGCCTTACGCGCCAATAAATTAAACCTAAGCTCACTCGAAAGAGAAGTCAGTTTATCTGGTACTATCTCGTTAGATCCAGAACCGATACCACTGTCAGTTAAAATTATCCTCTTTGGCGATTATGAAACTTACCAGCTTCTTCAGCAATATGATCCTGAATTTAAAGAACTGTTTCGTGTGACGGCTGACTTTGAAGATGTAATGCCAAGAACCGATCTTGCAGAAGCACACTATGCTCAGTTCATTTCGAGCATAGTACATGATAACACTATGTTGCATTGCGATCGTAAAGCCATAAGCCGAATCATTGAATACAGCTCGCGGCAGGCTGAAGATCAAGAAAAACTATCGTTACACTCGCTTGATATTGCCAACCTATTACGCGAAACAAACTACTGCGCACGCTTAGCTAATGCGACACTAATCAGGCAGCATCATGTCGAACAAGCGCTCTCGAATAAAAAGCAACGTGTAGGTCGACTACAAGACTACCTATTACAAAGCTTTATCAATGGCTCTACGTTAATCGATATTAGTGGTAAAAAAATTGGCCAGATCAACGCCTTGTCCGTCATTAGTACCTCCGAACATCAATTTGGGATCCCTGGACGAATAACCGCAACCGCCTCATTTGGTGAAGGGGAAATATTCGATATAGAACGTCAAGTTAAGCTCGGCGGTAACATTCACTCTAAAGGAGTCATGATCTTATCAGCCTACCTCGCCTCTGCGTTTGGTCAAACCGCCAAGATCCCACTCACGACACGTTTAACCTTCGAACAATCTTACGGCCAAGTCGACGGTGATAGTGCGTCACTAGCTGAATGTTGTGCAATCATATCCGCTTTTTCGAAATTGGCATTACGTCAAGATATCGCGATCACGGGTTCAATGGATCAGTTTGGTCATGCTCAACCCATAGGTGGTGTTAATGAAAAAATAGAAGGCTTCTTTGACGTGTGTTCAGCAAAAGGGTCGCTCGCCACTCAAGGTGTTATCATACCACAAGCCAATATCCATAATTTAATGCTACGTCGTGATGTCGTCGAAGCAGTTGAGAATGGGTTATTTCATATCTGGGCCATTGATCATGTAAAGGAGGCAATCAATCTACTAATCAATATCGTAGCAGGTTCAAGTGATACTGATGGGAAATATCCTGATAGCTCAGTATTTGGCATTACTCAATTGCGCCTAAATCAGCTACGCGAAGATAATAATAGTTCCCTCTCCAGTAACTAA
- a CDS encoding sensor protein, histidine kinase — MNNRLTSLFSHIYICIVIAICACILLTVCLMNIFAYQKDTEHFYNSTMQVYQVLESQRNSVSMNADDFYRRAEIDLYNYNIEKISLLKSLSPCQKCKYIKSINGVDIYMQKNNEYLAVYRLRNAIAAITISEDLHDGLIENGIEDDVILLSSFAFMLFLIALNLYRPIRKLQLQINHLIEINHIFGRGDLNARVDLRTTPLLHDLSSSFNAMAKAITERVDESEIFAQALPHEVRTPLSRIQLAVGLLKQDLSGDKHTGLLDSIDDYVDDMAELSEQITTFSRISAKHSHYNDDERTTIITDFIQSRIALYQVHNSINVTYRADDKITMKTSPMCLRLAFDNLLKNMLNHAQSTVHVSIIQFASTIIITVEDDGPGISPENYHQIFIPFARLDKSRSRKTGGLGLGLSIAKSASKRLGGQIAVSKSQLGGAKFELIIPEHKKAQSLY, encoded by the coding sequence ATGAATAATCGTCTGACCTCACTCTTCTCACATATTTATATCTGTATTGTAATCGCTATCTGCGCTTGTATTTTGTTAACAGTATGCTTAATGAATATATTCGCTTATCAAAAAGATACCGAACATTTTTACAACAGCACAATGCAGGTTTATCAAGTGTTGGAGTCCCAACGTAATAGTGTATCAATGAATGCAGATGATTTTTATCGACGTGCGGAAATTGATCTATATAACTACAACATTGAAAAAATTAGCTTATTAAAAAGCTTATCTCCTTGCCAAAAATGCAAGTACATAAAGTCTATTAATGGTGTTGATATTTATATGCAAAAAAATAATGAATATCTCGCCGTGTACCGACTCCGTAATGCCATCGCAGCGATCACCATCAGCGAAGATCTTCATGATGGTCTCATTGAAAATGGCATTGAAGACGATGTGATCTTGCTAAGTTCGTTTGCCTTTATGCTTTTTCTTATTGCCCTAAACTTATATCGACCTATCCGTAAGTTACAACTTCAGATAAATCATTTAATTGAAATAAATCATATTTTTGGCAGAGGAGATCTAAATGCACGAGTAGATCTTAGAACCACCCCACTACTGCATGATCTATCTAGTAGTTTTAATGCCATGGCAAAAGCAATTACTGAACGCGTCGATGAAAGTGAAATTTTTGCACAAGCCTTACCTCATGAAGTAAGAACACCGCTTAGCCGAATACAACTGGCCGTCGGACTCTTGAAACAAGATCTCAGTGGAGATAAACATACGGGGTTACTGGACAGTATTGATGATTATGTCGATGATATGGCCGAATTGTCAGAGCAGATAACCACCTTTTCACGTATCAGCGCTAAACACTCCCATTATAATGACGACGAACGAACCACTATAATAACCGATTTCATTCAATCTCGGATCGCACTATATCAGGTACATAATAGTATTAATGTAACTTATCGAGCAGACGATAAAATAACGATGAAGACTAGCCCGATGTGCTTACGCTTAGCGTTTGATAACTTACTTAAAAACATGTTGAATCATGCTCAGTCTACTGTTCATGTAAGCATTATCCAGTTTGCTAGCACCATCATAATAACTGTCGAAGATGATGGCCCCGGTATTTCTCCCGAAAACTATCATCAGATTTTTATTCCTTTTGCTCGCTTAGATAAAAGCCGCAGCCGTAAAACCGGTGGTTTAGGGCTAGGCCTATCGATTGCAAAAAGTGCTTCCAAGCGTTTAGGAGGTCAAATAGCCGTATCAAAAAGTCAACTTGGCGGCGCTAAATTTGAACTTATCATTCCGGAACATAAAAAAGCACAGTCCCTGTATTAA
- a CDS encoding putative membrane associated signaling protein, GGDEF family protein: MISLEWNEDMRVGIDEIDAEHKNILSIIALIIEAIDTNANAEAIEQYFSDLAFYTAAHFKHEETVMQGMMFEGFIEHQQIHQAFLDKIPELKKQILDSENPGATEQVSQFLYDWVIEHILISDMDYVHAFHREKKHTISLKTVFQSTSEWLSYRVNISERLLITSLLPIIGMLILSFIAIKDNYLQYKNMQLLENLTQIGKQVNSLTHSLQIERGLLSSYISSDYKRFSKALAARRQQSDHEIHAFSILLKSRMALLTEPELIKFISSTKTDIAELVTFRSTLMGSNIAAKKMLIDYNKIIARLLSLVNHLYQVEMNAKFTNNITAINAIVRLKDMLGQQRDIGTLLIDNKQPRYDLVQSERYKQLYMKLGMQLHAILVFNYSATPKQQQACANLCDINEHKAFINKIISDFILQPESKRNSQFWFIQLTHRIDAIKVITDNIISDLEAKTKLKLNTLEQRFHLVLIIISIISTFNILLFTLLYHSVITPIRRVTYALKQVTLGRYNQQINGYSSKDEIGAMYNAYETLRRKLLQADMSKSIIKRQQQSLLDRRQERDKYRELASRDALTGALNRRKFNHILKQEIGFAKQDKQKLSLLLLDIDHFKSINDNFGHAGGDQVLREFYDTCSRSVKSSDVVARIGGEEFAILMPETNSTQAQVIAERVRHNISKLKVVYGQDHIRLTVSIGLAQWHECDSLNAQEFIAHTDKVLYQAKNNGRNCVKKAD, encoded by the coding sequence ATGATTAGTCTAGAATGGAATGAAGACATGCGTGTCGGGATCGATGAAATTGATGCTGAACATAAGAATATCCTCTCTATCATTGCATTAATAATTGAAGCTATTGACACTAATGCTAACGCAGAAGCAATCGAACAATACTTCTCAGATCTTGCCTTTTATACCGCTGCACACTTTAAACATGAAGAAACAGTAATGCAAGGCATGATGTTTGAGGGTTTCATTGAGCATCAACAAATCCACCAGGCATTTCTTGATAAAATTCCCGAACTAAAGAAACAAATATTAGATTCCGAAAACCCTGGAGCTACCGAACAAGTCAGTCAATTCTTATATGACTGGGTCATCGAACACATATTAATTTCAGATATGGATTATGTGCACGCTTTTCACCGTGAAAAAAAACACACAATATCATTAAAAACAGTATTTCAGAGTACATCTGAGTGGCTAAGTTATCGAGTTAACATCTCCGAACGTCTTCTAATCACATCGCTACTACCGATTATTGGTATGTTAATACTCAGTTTTATTGCGATTAAAGATAACTACCTGCAATACAAAAATATGCAACTCTTAGAGAACCTCACTCAAATCGGCAAGCAAGTCAACTCTCTAACGCACAGTCTGCAAATTGAACGCGGGTTACTGTCGAGTTACATCAGTTCCGACTATAAGCGTTTCTCTAAAGCGCTAGCAGCTAGACGACAACAAAGTGATCATGAAATACATGCCTTTTCAATACTACTTAAATCAAGAATGGCATTATTAACAGAACCAGAATTAATCAAATTCATCAGCTCAACAAAAACTGATATCGCAGAATTGGTCACATTTAGAAGTACTTTAATGGGCTCTAATATAGCCGCTAAAAAGATGTTAATTGATTACAATAAAATCATTGCAAGGCTATTATCACTTGTTAATCATTTATATCAGGTCGAGATGAATGCTAAATTTACCAATAATATTACGGCTATTAATGCCATTGTAAGATTAAAAGATATGCTTGGTCAGCAACGAGACATCGGCACACTGTTAATCGATAATAAACAGCCTAGATACGATCTAGTTCAAAGCGAACGCTACAAACAACTATATATGAAACTTGGTATGCAGCTCCATGCCATCCTTGTTTTCAATTACTCTGCAACACCAAAACAACAACAAGCCTGCGCCAATCTATGCGATATCAATGAACACAAAGCATTTATTAATAAAATAATATCCGACTTTATACTGCAACCCGAGAGCAAAAGAAATAGCCAATTTTGGTTTATCCAACTGACTCATCGTATTGACGCCATAAAAGTTATTACCGATAACATCATTAGTGACTTAGAAGCTAAAACAAAATTAAAATTGAATACATTAGAGCAACGTTTTCATTTGGTATTAATCATAATCAGTATCATTTCCACATTTAACATATTACTATTTACCTTATTATATCATAGTGTTATAACACCAATTCGTCGTGTTACATATGCTTTAAAACAAGTAACATTAGGACGCTACAACCAACAAATTAATGGCTACTCATCGAAGGATGAAATTGGCGCAATGTATAATGCTTATGAAACCTTACGTAGAAAGCTGTTACAAGCTGACATGTCTAAAAGTATAATTAAACGTCAGCAACAATCATTATTAGATCGCCGTCAAGAGCGAGATAAATACCGTGAATTAGCCTCTAGAGATGCTTTAACTGGTGCATTAAACAGACGTAAATTTAACCATATTTTAAAGCAAGAAATAGGCTTTGCGAAACAAGATAAACAAAAACTATCATTATTACTGCTCGATATAGATCATTTTAAAAGTATTAATGATAATTTTGGTCATGCAGGCGGCGATCAGGTATTACGGGAATTTTATGACACTTGCTCTCGTAGCGTAAAATCATCCGATGTCGTAGCTCGAATCGGTGGTGAAGAATTTGCGATTCTAATGCCAGAAACAAACAGTACCCAAGCACAAGTCATCGCCGAACGAGTTCGTCACAATATCAGTAAGTTAAAAGTGGTTTATGGCCAAGATCATATTCGTCTCACGGTGAGCATAGGATTAGCCCAATGGCACGAATGTGACTCCCTCAATGCCCAAGAGTTTATAGCACATACTGACAAAGTACTTTATCAAGCAAAAAATAACGGTCGAAACTGTGTTAAAAAAGCCGACTAA
- a CDS encoding response regulator, with translation MPSTRILIVEDDHEIARLTAMYLNCEGYETKVINDGAIALTTIKQYQPSLLILDLMLPGLSGIEICAQARTFFKEPILVLTACDDELSEISLFKLGADDYLTKPVRPHIMAARIAALLRRTSRQQTSNRDTIELKRLKIDPRRQRVEFREKVLELTNSEYDLLLLLSQNVGKIISREECCQQLRGIDHDFSDRSIDMRISGLRKKLNIDCSTQQIIKTVRNKGYMLINE, from the coding sequence ATGCCTAGTACACGAATATTAATCGTCGAAGATGACCACGAAATTGCAAGATTAACCGCCATGTATTTAAACTGTGAAGGTTATGAAACTAAAGTCATTAATGATGGGGCCATAGCCTTAACTACTATAAAGCAATATCAACCTAGCCTACTTATTTTAGATTTAATGCTGCCCGGTTTATCAGGCATAGAAATTTGTGCGCAAGCAAGAACCTTTTTTAAAGAACCCATTCTAGTATTAACCGCTTGTGATGATGAGTTAAGCGAAATTAGCTTATTTAAACTCGGTGCGGATGATTATCTCACCAAGCCAGTACGCCCACATATTATGGCGGCACGGATAGCAGCATTACTACGCCGTACAAGCAGACAGCAAACAAGTAATCGTGACACAATTGAACTCAAAAGACTAAAAATAGACCCGAGAAGACAGCGTGTTGAATTTAGAGAAAAAGTCTTAGAACTCACAAACTCTGAATATGATCTACTTTTATTGTTGAGCCAAAATGTAGGAAAAATTATTTCTCGGGAAGAATGTTGCCAACAACTACGTGGTATCGATCATGACTTCTCTGATCGATCTATTGATATGCGGATCTCAGGCCTACGCAAGAAACTCAATATTGATTGCTCAACTCAGCAGATCATAAAAACAGTCCGTAACAAAGGCTATATGTTGATCAATGAATAA
- a CDS encoding putative lipoprotein, translating into MSMIKPWKLISLLFILQLLAGCESKLEQTQTTINQQVTRVESDLDRLGSAIDNGSVRNARLLTEYAQVLKQQKPELTRIANLITEDATREGPLYRNLGMRLSDVKSETVTLDNANSLLDELTRIQEAAKLSLFNDALTDPINVLADMSDGHLARVGAISQIAERSSGDGADYGAGSQMVGNPNYGNWQSGSGGTSFWQWYGMYRMLGDLTGRVNYSNWSNNRRYSYYSDYGRSRYTSPKQSVQQAAVETKTRKSFQRKGKSFSSPYAKKRSGSAGLSRSSYTPTKTVSSYSKPKKSFTSRKSTSNTGSFRNSGSRTSRGVSRGK; encoded by the coding sequence ATGTCAATGATTAAACCATGGAAGTTAATAAGTCTGTTATTTATTTTACAGCTATTAGCTGGCTGTGAATCAAAACTTGAACAAACGCAAACGACAATTAACCAGCAAGTTACAAGGGTTGAAAGCGATCTTGATAGATTGGGTTCGGCAATTGACAATGGTAGTGTTCGAAATGCAAGACTGTTAACTGAATATGCGCAAGTTTTAAAACAACAAAAACCAGAGCTAACACGCATAGCAAACCTGATTACAGAAGATGCTACTCGAGAAGGGCCTTTGTATCGGAATCTCGGTATGCGTTTAAGTGACGTTAAATCAGAAACTGTCACGTTAGATAATGCTAACTCATTACTTGATGAACTTACTCGTATTCAAGAAGCGGCGAAGCTGAGTTTATTTAATGATGCGTTAACAGACCCAATTAATGTATTGGCGGATATGTCTGATGGTCACCTCGCACGTGTTGGCGCGATTAGCCAAATCGCAGAAAGAAGTTCGGGCGATGGTGCGGACTATGGTGCCGGCAGTCAGATGGTCGGGAACCCGAATTATGGTAACTGGCAAAGCGGCAGTGGCGGTACTAGTTTCTGGCAGTGGTACGGTATGTATCGTATGCTTGGTGATTTAACGGGTCGTGTTAATTATTCAAACTGGAGTAACAACCGCCGTTATAGTTATTACAGTGATTATGGTCGTTCACGTTATACCAGTCCTAAGCAAAGTGTTCAGCAAGCCGCCGTTGAAACGAAAACTCGCAAGTCTTTTCAACGTAAAGGCAAATCATTTAGCTCTCCTTATGCGAAAAAACGTTCAGGCTCAGCAGGCTTGAGCCGCTCTAGCTACACGCCAACTAAAACGGTGAGTAGTTATTCTAAACCGAAAAAGTCGTTCACAAGTCGTAAATCGACAAGTAATACGGGGTCATTTCGTAATAGTGGCAGCCGTACATCACGTGGTGTGAGTCGCGGTAAATAG
- a CDS encoding exonuclease → MIVNADTLIILDFETTGLSPDMGDRAIEIGAVKIENGEITERFQELMYPGRRVSGFIAHYTGITNSMLEDAAPCEEVMHRFADFIQGYNLVAHNASFDKRFLDAELALIGREYDGEFSCSLLVARRIFQDAPSHKLGELIKYTNIPSGGGFHRALFDSEMTTKLWLVMLNEIKSRTQLDDIPFNLVQKIAKTPKKSVDGLLLRCAN, encoded by the coding sequence ATGATAGTGAACGCTGACACCCTGATTATATTAGATTTCGAGACTACCGGATTATCACCTGATATGGGTGACCGTGCGATTGAGATCGGTGCGGTGAAGATAGAAAATGGTGAGATCACTGAACGTTTTCAAGAATTGATGTACCCAGGCCGACGAGTGAGCGGCTTTATTGCTCATTACACTGGTATTACTAATAGCATGTTAGAAGATGCTGCGCCTTGTGAAGAAGTGATGCATCGTTTTGCTGATTTTATTCAGGGTTATAATTTGGTTGCACATAACGCATCATTTGATAAACGTTTCTTAGATGCGGAATTAGCGTTAATCGGTCGCGAGTATGATGGTGAATTCAGTTGTTCATTGTTGGTGGCAAGGCGTATCTTTCAAGATGCACCGAGCCATAAATTAGGTGAACTGATTAAGTATACAAATATACCGTCAGGCGGTGGTTTTCACCGAGCATTATTTGACTCGGAAATGACAACTAAGCTTTGGTTAGTGATGTTAAATGAAATAAAATCACGTACGCAGTTAGATGATATCCCCTTTAATCTAGTTCAGAAAATCGCAAAAACACCAAAAAAATCGGTGGATGGACTACTACTTCGCTGTGCCAATTAA